In a genomic window of Sardina pilchardus chromosome 20, fSarPil1.1, whole genome shotgun sequence:
- the LOC134067946 gene encoding carbohydrate sulfotransferase 6-like, producing MLSCFHQFPVNTPLTPVNNPSPPVTTPSLLVNTPSSPASIPAPPVQRKVHVLLLSSWRSGSSFLGQVFSQHPSVFYLTEPAGHVWRAQGNTARGRRRATRDLLHRLLRCDLSVINSYLLLMWSYSRALCSPPACALTPRDSLSNQTECQKHCGSRGLAKAEEACRSYSHVALKEVRQFELESLYPLLRDPTLDLRIVHLVRDPRAVWRSRNESASSFYLDNALVLEQGDGRGAEVEYRVMQEVCRSHLRMHETALLKPPDVLRGRYKMVRFEDLARDTLAQVEAIYRFTGLEMTQQLRDWVFRITHGKGTGARKDNFQITSRSAEDVARAWRTTMPFEAVQRIQKDCKDAMSLLGYRTVGSKTEQRQLDLDLLSPQEPYQFSWLPSKTTERPSDG from the coding sequence ATGTTAAGCTGTTTCCACCAGTTCCCGGTGAACACCCCCTTGACTCCGGTGAACAACCCCTCACCCCCGGTGACCACCCCCTCGCTTTTGGTGAACACCCCCTCGTCCCCAGCAAGCATCCCCGCACCTCCAGTGCAGCGCAAGGTCCACGTGCTGCTACTGTCGTCATGGCGATCCGGTTCATCCTTCCTGGGCCAAGTGTTTAGCCAGCACCCGTCCGTCTTCTACCTAACGGAACCAGCAGGGCACGTGTGGAGGGCACAGGGGAACACGGCACGGGGCCGGCGCAGGGCCACGCGTGACCTGCTGCACCGGTTGCTGCGGTGCGACCTGTCCGTCATCAACTCCTACCTGTTGCTCATGTGGAGCTACAGCCGGGCGCTGTGCTCGCCGCCGGCGTGCGCGCTCACGCCGCGCGACTCCCTCAGCAACCAGACGGAGTGCCAGAAGCACTGCGGCAGCCGAGGCCTGGCGAAGGCCGAGGAGGCGTGCCGCAGCTACTCGCACGTGGCGCTCAAGGAGGTGCGCCAGTTCGAGCTGGAGTCGCTCTACCCGCTGCTGCGCGACCCGACGCTCGACCTGCGCATCGTGCACCTGGTGCGGGACCCGCGGGCCGTGTGGCGCTCGCGTAACGAGTCGGCCTCGTCGTTTTACCTTGACAACGCGCTGGTGCTGGAGCAAGGTGACGGCAGGGGAGCCGAGGTGGAGTACCGCGTCATGCAGGAGGTGTGCCGCAGCCACCTGCGCATGCACGAGACGGCGCTGCTCAAGCCGCCCGACGTCCTGCGCGGTCGCTACAAGATGGTGCGCTTCGAGGACCTGGCGCGTGACACGCTCGCGCAGGTGGAGGCCATCTACCGCTTCACGGGCCTGGAGATGACGCAGCAGCTGCGGGACTGGGTCTTCCGCATCACCCACGGCAAAGGCACGGGCGCCAGGAAGGACAATTTCCAGATCACCTCACGCAGCGCTGAGGACGTGGCGCGTGCCTGGCGAACAACCATGCCCTTCGAGGCGGTGCAGCGCATCCAAAAGGACTGCAAGGACGCCATGTCCCTGTTGGGCTACCGTACGGTGGGCAGTAAGACGGAGCAGCGACAGCTGGACCTGGACTTGCTGTCCCCACAGGAACCCTACCAGTTCAGTTGGCTGCCGTCCAAGACCACTGAGCGTCCCAGTGATGGCTAG